In Acinetobacter pittii, one genomic interval encodes:
- a CDS encoding tetratricopeptide repeat protein, which translates to MKIKKSAFYIFTVIFSFHSSAFAEPSVADIQYRAEQGQAVAQYHLGMMLLSGEQGVVKNYQQAFKWLTAADQNGSMGAKYSLGMMYYTGTGVEKDIKRAFDYFTKAAAKDHAKAQYNLGVLYDRGEGTAQDYGKAFEWFSRAAEQGYPPAEYNLAQLYKKGHGVTQSDEQALKWYTKAAEHGESDAQYNLAQMYLNGEGTQKNLEMAKKWFQQAANIGDADAKEMLKILD; encoded by the coding sequence ATGAAAATAAAAAAGTCTGCTTTTTATATATTTACCGTGATTTTCTCATTTCACTCTTCAGCATTTGCGGAACCGAGTGTCGCCGATATTCAATATCGTGCAGAGCAAGGACAAGCTGTTGCTCAATATCATTTGGGGATGATGCTTTTAAGCGGCGAACAAGGCGTTGTTAAAAACTATCAACAAGCGTTTAAATGGCTAACTGCGGCTGACCAAAATGGAAGTATGGGGGCAAAATATAGTTTAGGGATGATGTATTACACAGGTACGGGCGTCGAAAAAGATATCAAGCGTGCTTTTGATTATTTTACCAAGGCTGCGGCCAAAGACCATGCGAAAGCGCAATATAACTTAGGGGTGTTATATGACAGAGGGGAAGGAACTGCGCAAGACTATGGAAAGGCGTTTGAATGGTTTAGCCGTGCTGCCGAGCAAGGCTACCCACCCGCAGAATATAATTTAGCTCAGCTATATAAAAAAGGTCACGGCGTCACCCAAAGTGATGAGCAAGCGCTGAAGTGGTACACCAAAGCAGCCGAGCATGGCGAAAGTGATGCCCAGTACAACTTGGCCCAAATGTATTTAAATGGTGAAGGCACACAGAAAAACTTAGAAATGGCAAAGAAATGGTTCCAGCAAGCTGCCAATATAGGCGATGCAGATGCGAAAGAGATGCTTAAAATTTTAGATTAA
- a CDS encoding DUF4126 domain-containing protein, with product METILGLCIGVGLSAACGFRVFVPLLVMSIATMMGWFEPSKGFEWLAMPSVCLALAVATVCEVAAYYIPWVDNALDTVATPAAMIAGTLATMAVSSGEMSQFASWAAAIIVGGGTAGVVQMSTVAARGVSTATTGGLGNFVVATGEWIGAILLSVSAMLVPALVAVVVLIAVIWVVRWIRHKKQEQAHSPL from the coding sequence ATGGAAACAATATTGGGTTTATGTATTGGTGTGGGCTTGAGTGCTGCCTGCGGTTTTCGGGTGTTTGTGCCGCTACTGGTTATGAGCATTGCAACCATGATGGGCTGGTTTGAGCCATCGAAAGGTTTTGAATGGTTGGCTATGCCGTCGGTGTGTTTAGCTTTGGCTGTGGCAACGGTGTGTGAAGTTGCGGCTTACTATATTCCGTGGGTCGATAATGCCTTAGACACAGTTGCGACTCCTGCGGCTATGATCGCGGGTACGTTAGCAACGATGGCGGTTAGCAGTGGAGAAATGTCTCAGTTTGCCAGTTGGGCAGCAGCCATTATTGTCGGTGGTGGTACGGCAGGTGTGGTGCAAATGAGTACCGTTGCTGCACGTGGTGTTTCAACTGCGACTACGGGTGGCTTGGGTAATTTTGTCGTTGCAACAGGAGAGTGGATTGGAGCAATCTTACTCTCGGTTTCAGCCATGTTAGTGCCTGCGCTTGTTGCAGTAGTGGTGCTGATTGCAGTTATCTGGGTAGTGCGTTGGATCCGTCATAAAAAGCAGGAACAGGCACATAGTCCTCTATAG
- a CDS encoding FMN-dependent NADH-azoreductase, translated as MKVLHINSSTRGENSQSLLIAEQVITQLKRKHTDLIIDEFNLFEDNLPAFDKNAVGAKMALFTGQDSNSKEKEAWTKIKEVYDRFASADIYVFNVPLWNNNIPYILKQFIDVVTQPGWAFGFDPSTGYIGLLNDKKAYVVIASGVYYQGISNNFGSDFATPYFNDWLKFIGVSDIENIHISPTVVNTDYEKTKQDVMSNIEKLIA; from the coding sequence ATGAAAGTCCTTCATATTAACTCATCAACTCGTGGTGAGAATAGTCAGTCTTTGCTTATTGCTGAACAGGTGATTACTCAGCTTAAAAGGAAGCATACTGATTTAATTATTGATGAATTCAATCTTTTTGAAGATAATCTTCCTGCGTTCGATAAAAATGCTGTAGGTGCCAAAATGGCATTATTTACAGGACAAGATTCAAACTCTAAAGAAAAAGAAGCATGGACAAAAATTAAAGAAGTTTATGATCGTTTTGCATCTGCTGATATCTATGTATTTAACGTCCCTCTTTGGAACAACAATATTCCTTACATCTTAAAACAGTTTATTGATGTGGTAACTCAGCCAGGCTGGGCGTTTGGTTTTGATCCCTCTACAGGTTATATAGGATTGTTAAATGATAAAAAAGCATATGTCGTGATTGCTAGTGGTGTGTATTACCAAGGTATTTCTAATAACTTCGGTTCTGACTTCGCAACACCTTATTTTAATGACTGGTTAAAGTTTATTGGTGTAAGTGATATTGAGAATATTCATATTTCACCTACAGTAGTGAATACAGATTATGAGAAAACAAAGCAAGATGTGATGAGTAATATCGAGAAACTGATCGCCTAA
- a CDS encoding zinc-binding alcohol dehydrogenase family protein: protein MDSKINYAVAICEPVELEHPDSFMDVQIPYPEALPHDVIVKVQAISINPADTRARRRKTKDGQTTILGWDVAGTIVEIGSKVFGKFKIGDTVYYAGDINRSGGNCAYHAIVSRLIAHVPQSISIEDAAALPLVSLTAWEALFERLSVQISKNHVDLLLEDDESQPKSLLVIGGAGGVGSMAIQLAKLVPQLTVIATTSRQETSDWCRKLGADHIIDHTQDITTQLAPLGYSEVDYVLICNSPDSYFDQLSNTTRPFGKICSIVPFSHPQDFNLLMKKSLSFH, encoded by the coding sequence ATGGATAGCAAAATAAATTATGCAGTTGCTATTTGCGAGCCAGTAGAACTTGAGCATCCAGATTCATTTATGGATGTTCAAATTCCTTACCCAGAAGCACTGCCTCACGATGTTATTGTTAAAGTTCAAGCAATTTCAATTAACCCTGCCGATACGCGTGCGCGACGTAGAAAAACTAAAGACGGCCAAACTACAATTTTAGGATGGGATGTTGCAGGAACAATCGTTGAAATTGGTTCTAAAGTCTTTGGAAAATTCAAAATTGGAGATACAGTTTATTATGCAGGTGATATCAATCGATCTGGGGGGAATTGTGCTTACCATGCAATTGTTTCAAGATTAATTGCCCACGTGCCTCAGAGTATTTCTATAGAAGATGCCGCTGCTCTACCATTGGTATCGTTAACTGCGTGGGAAGCACTATTTGAAAGGCTATCAGTCCAAATTAGTAAAAACCATGTAGATCTTCTTTTAGAAGATGATGAAAGCCAACCAAAATCTTTGTTGGTGATCGGTGGTGCCGGCGGCGTGGGTTCGATGGCAATTCAACTTGCTAAACTTGTACCGCAGTTAACTGTTATCGCTACTACCTCACGGCAAGAAACGAGTGATTGGTGTAGAAAATTGGGAGCCGACCATATTATAGATCACACTCAAGACATCACTACTCAATTAGCCCCATTGGGTTACTCTGAGGTCGACTATGTCTTGATCTGTAACTCACCAGATTCATATTTTGACCAATTATCTAATACGACTCGGCCATTTGGAAAAATTTGCAGTATTGTGCCCTTTTCTCATCCACAAGATTTCAATCTATTGATGAAAAAGAGTTTATCATTTCATTAG
- a CDS encoding SDR family NAD(P)-dependent oxidoreductase yields the protein MNNNIIIFGYGTGISKAVAHKFGKEGYKIGLVARNAEKLEKAILELKTHGIEAYAFTCDLAVLENIPNLVKRIKDHFGEIKNIHWNAFHDIEGNILETNPLDLTQSFHIRVSSYIAMVQACLPDLEKNHGSILSTNGIFAFDAVGIDLVAKEYSALAIAAAAQYKTTNLLAHTLADSDVYVSQVIVNGFVDGTPGAQDKTYTVHPETIAEQFWYLHQHKQETVSLCGEAIQAA from the coding sequence ATGAACAACAATATTATAATTTTTGGCTATGGAACAGGTATATCCAAAGCCGTAGCACATAAGTTTGGTAAAGAAGGCTATAAAATCGGGTTAGTGGCAAGAAATGCTGAAAAACTCGAAAAGGCCATTCTAGAACTTAAAACACACGGTATAGAAGCCTATGCTTTTACATGTGATTTAGCAGTTCTTGAAAATATACCAAATCTCGTAAAACGTATTAAAGACCACTTCGGAGAGATTAAAAATATTCATTGGAATGCTTTTCATGACATTGAAGGCAACATCTTAGAAACCAATCCGCTAGACCTCACCCAAAGCTTCCATATTCGTGTTTCAAGCTATATTGCTATGGTACAAGCGTGCCTACCAGATTTAGAAAAGAATCACGGTAGTATTTTATCGACAAACGGAATTTTCGCGTTCGATGCAGTAGGAATTGATTTGGTTGCCAAAGAATATTCAGCTTTAGCAATTGCTGCAGCCGCTCAATATAAAACCACCAATTTACTTGCTCATACGCTAGCAGACTCTGATGTATATGTGAGCCAAGTTATTGTGAATGGTTTCGTTGATGGAACGCCAGGTGCACAAGATAAGACCTACACGGTACATCCAGAAACGATTGCGGAACAGTTTTGGTACTTACACCAACATAAACAAGAAACTGTCTCTCTTTGTGGTGAAGCAATTCAAGCTGCCTAA
- a CDS encoding TetR/AcrR family transcriptional regulator: protein MRTKEFETDEIADAAMQVFWRRGYAATSVQDLVDGTGLSRSSLYSTFQSKQGLYQKALQRYELLTTLNNVELLSGSGSPKVLIRQLLLNIVEDELNDSEHKGCLIANACLELAGHDEDVSKFVISNLQKIQHALENLLIKAQQSGEISSNQNPCALASFFVNTIQGLRVLGKGSPLEQRKKCLMDVVEIALNVL, encoded by the coding sequence ATGCGAACCAAAGAATTTGAAACTGATGAAATTGCTGATGCTGCAATGCAGGTTTTTTGGCGTCGTGGTTATGCTGCAACTTCAGTTCAAGACTTGGTTGATGGTACGGGCTTATCTAGAAGTAGTCTTTATAGTACCTTTCAGAGTAAACAAGGGCTTTATCAAAAAGCATTACAACGCTATGAGCTTTTAACCACACTTAATAATGTGGAGTTGTTGTCTGGTTCAGGTTCTCCAAAAGTACTTATTAGGCAATTACTTCTTAATATTGTTGAAGATGAGCTGAATGATTCAGAGCATAAAGGTTGCCTTATCGCAAATGCCTGTTTGGAACTGGCCGGACATGACGAAGATGTTTCCAAATTCGTTATAAGTAATTTACAGAAAATACAGCATGCTTTAGAGAATTTGTTAATTAAGGCTCAACAATCTGGTGAAATTTCTTCTAACCAAAACCCATGTGCATTAGCGAGTTTCTTTGTAAATACTATTCAAGGTTTACGTGTTTTAGGGAAAGGTAGTCCGCTTGAACAAAGAAAAAAATGTTTAATGGATGTGGTCGAAATTGCTTTAAACGTTTTATAA
- a CDS encoding MFS transporter produces the protein MNIKCDETSPQLTDEFTAQLPIWKLLAFTVAGFLTIMTETMPAGLLPQISQGLHISEAYAGQLIAVYALGSVLAAIPLISLTRSWNRRPLLLSAMAGLLLFNAITALSNNYILTLIARFIAGMAAGVIWGLLAGYVRRMVSASYQGRALAIAGVGQPIALAIGVPLGAWLGTLFEWRGVFWIMSLLALILFVWIRFSIPDFAGQSAQKRLPILKVLLMPGIRAILFVVFLWILAHNILYTYISPFLASTGQAYKVETILFMFGISSIVGILLTGMFIDRSLRKITLISLFIFAIATVLLAVYNSSSFVVLTSVVLWGVTFGGAPTLLQTALANTAGHEADLAQSMLVTVFNLAIAFGGMVGGGLLESFGAASFPWFMLIFALIALSIVYLAHKHGFISS, from the coding sequence ATGAATATTAAGTGTGATGAAACATCTCCTCAGTTAACTGATGAATTCACTGCTCAATTACCGATTTGGAAACTGTTGGCTTTTACAGTTGCAGGCTTTCTAACGATCATGACAGAAACTATGCCAGCAGGGCTGTTGCCCCAAATCAGTCAAGGGCTACATATTTCAGAAGCTTACGCAGGTCAGTTAATAGCAGTATATGCCTTAGGTTCGGTTTTAGCCGCAATACCTCTGATTAGTCTTACTCGTAGTTGGAATCGAAGACCCTTGTTACTCAGTGCTATGGCGGGTTTACTTTTATTTAATGCAATTACTGCTTTATCAAATAATTATATTCTGACTTTGATTGCTCGTTTTATTGCAGGGATGGCAGCGGGTGTTATTTGGGGGCTTTTAGCAGGTTATGTAAGACGCATGGTGTCAGCATCGTATCAAGGACGAGCTTTGGCAATTGCTGGGGTTGGGCAGCCAATTGCTTTGGCGATTGGTGTTCCTTTGGGTGCATGGTTAGGAACACTGTTTGAGTGGCGTGGCGTATTTTGGATTATGTCTTTATTGGCATTGATTTTATTTGTCTGGATTCGTTTTAGTATTCCTGATTTTGCGGGACAGTCAGCACAAAAAAGATTGCCCATTTTAAAAGTTCTTTTAATGCCAGGCATTAGAGCTATTTTATTCGTTGTCTTTCTTTGGATATTGGCTCATAACATTCTTTATACCTATATTTCGCCATTTTTGGCCTCGACAGGGCAGGCATACAAAGTTGAGACCATTCTTTTTATGTTCGGCATTTCTTCTATAGTGGGTATTTTGCTTACGGGGATGTTCATCGACCGTTCATTAAGAAAAATAACACTTATCAGCTTATTTATCTTTGCAATCGCAACAGTACTATTAGCGGTTTATAATTCTTCAAGTTTTGTCGTACTCACGAGTGTAGTGTTATGGGGAGTCACTTTTGGTGGGGCTCCGACCTTATTACAAACAGCCTTGGCAAATACTGCGGGTCACGAAGCGGATCTGGCACAGTCGATGTTGGTCACGGTATTTAATCTTGCGATCGCATTCGGTGGTATGGTGGGCGGGGGCTTGCTTGAAAGTTTTGGCGCGGCTTCTTTTCCATGGTTTATGCTGATTTTTGCCCTTATCGCGTTATCTATCGTTTACCTTGCCCATAAACATGGTTTTATTTCTTCATAA
- a CDS encoding zinc ribbon-containing protein, whose translation MVTAGEKPGTGFYFCAQCGHRVFLEINTDPLPPCTKCYCTQFKR comes from the coding sequence ATGGTAACAGCAGGCGAAAAACCCGGAACAGGCTTCTATTTCTGTGCTCAGTGCGGACATAGAGTGTTTTTAGAAATTAACACCGATCCTTTACCACCTTGCACGAAATGCTACTGCACACAATTTAAACGTTAA
- a CDS encoding zinc-binding dehydrogenase: MFTRSSFQTPDMTKQSEILSYIAKMIDQNIIISPRLTSLHPINAKTIKQAHLLIESNKTIGKIVVVSE, from the coding sequence ATGTTCACTCGATCCAGTTTCCAAACCCCAGATATGACAAAACAGTCTGAAATTTTAAGTTATATCGCAAAAATGATTGATCAAAATATTATTATTTCACCACGACTTACATCTCTACATCCTATTAATGCTAAAACCATCAAACAAGCACATCTGTTGATTGAGTCAAATAAGACGATTGGTAAAATTGTCGTAGTGAGTGAGTAG
- a CDS encoding type VI secretion system Vgr family protein — translation MQMSVSSILERLGLVSQNRAVHIQFSNQSLNQQVFLQRIEGEHTLNQGSVAELLCLSTNAHIALKQFIGCQVAVDQVTDTGQFFRTTGIITEASQGQSDGSLTIYNLTLKDPTALWHKRRNSRVFMNKSVRDISEILFKEWQGKSPLFASSLTLDTAGLTKDYDVRPFVMQSNESDYDFLTRLWRSEGINWLIDESQLFVADPNASIQPQVLRLIDDNQHYQALDRRSLRYQRSSATEQFDTITQVKAERRLQPTSVHVQRWQADALQQEEGSGSVQGTQKHSEHYDNASLNLEDAWHVSPAWMQDLNGEDQATASGNSQIEQLNQHINAYHHLSSKQFTVSGNVRDAQVGYWFELNDHPELDQHDSADKEFLILSKHYYNQNNLPKELQQQLERLLPKDKLKVAQLDSQNPEQRHFAELNVVRRNVKAVPEYSPLEHRPAAYPQRARVVGLEGESIHVDQWGRIKVRFLFTRTDDHSHDGGAGSNDNDTDSAWVDVLTPWAGAGYGARFLPRVGEIVVIDFFDGNIDRPFVVGRIHEAERHPTQFDQKGQLPDTKKLSGIRSEEVNGKGFNQLRFDDTTGQISAQLQSSHAASQLNLGNLSHPKDKAESDGRGEGFELRTDQWGAVRAGSGLLLSTHKQDQAQGVHLEAAEAKQQIEGGLSNAKALSEVAKNQQTDPLENLENLKSFIEKLEQQDNAKAKTFKEAIMLLASPNSIALSSNEDIHLSADGQLNQTAGDSINLSTQKNLIAHAQNKISLFAAQEGARLYAGKGKVEIQAQGDGADLIARQAVQIISSEDKIEATAAKEIVLTAGGSQVKITGSGIFMTTGGKFEVKAGQHLFMGGGSVNSSLPYLPEQGKQKYGLWFDVMDKQGNKLKPGTGYIIFDENDKEIERGQLDRTGLVKLETEEPNKQYKIHVEI, via the coding sequence ATGCAGATGAGTGTGTCGAGTATATTGGAGCGTTTAGGCCTTGTTTCACAAAATCGTGCCGTCCATATCCAATTCTCAAATCAGTCTTTAAACCAGCAAGTTTTCTTACAGCGCATTGAGGGCGAGCATACGCTCAACCAAGGTAGCGTTGCTGAGTTACTGTGTCTGTCGACGAACGCGCATATTGCATTAAAACAATTTATTGGTTGTCAGGTTGCTGTCGATCAGGTCACTGATACAGGTCAATTTTTTAGAACCACAGGTATTATTACCGAAGCGAGCCAAGGGCAAAGCGACGGCTCACTCACCATTTATAACCTCACCTTAAAAGACCCAACTGCACTTTGGCATAAACGTCGTAACAGCCGCGTGTTTATGAACAAAAGCGTGCGCGATATTAGCGAAATTTTATTTAAAGAATGGCAAGGCAAAAGCCCGCTATTTGCCTCAAGCTTAACGCTCGACACAGCAGGTTTAACGAAAGACTACGATGTGCGTCCATTTGTGATGCAGTCAAACGAAAGCGATTATGACTTTTTAACCCGTTTGTGGCGTAGCGAAGGCATTAACTGGTTAATCGATGAATCACAGCTTTTTGTCGCCGACCCGAATGCGTCCATTCAGCCACAAGTCTTACGCTTAATTGACGATAATCAGCACTATCAAGCTCTTGACCGTCGTAGCCTACGCTACCAGCGCAGCAGTGCAACAGAGCAGTTCGATACCATTACCCAAGTTAAAGCTGAGCGCCGCTTACAGCCGACGTCTGTTCATGTGCAACGCTGGCAAGCCGATGCCCTGCAACAAGAAGAAGGCAGTGGTAGCGTGCAAGGCACACAAAAGCACAGTGAACACTATGACAATGCCAGCCTAAACCTTGAAGATGCATGGCATGTCAGCCCCGCGTGGATGCAAGACTTAAACGGTGAAGACCAAGCCACCGCCTCGGGCAATAGCCAGATTGAACAGCTTAACCAGCATATTAATGCTTATCATCACTTGAGTTCGAAACAATTTACAGTTTCAGGCAACGTCCGTGATGCACAGGTCGGTTACTGGTTTGAGCTGAATGATCACCCAGAACTCGACCAACACGACAGTGCTGATAAAGAGTTCTTAATTTTAAGCAAACACTACTATAACCAGAATAATTTACCGAAAGAATTACAACAGCAACTTGAGCGTCTGTTGCCAAAGGATAAGCTCAAAGTAGCCCAACTCGACAGCCAAAATCCTGAGCAACGCCACTTTGCTGAGCTGAATGTTGTTCGACGTAATGTTAAAGCTGTGCCTGAATATAGCCCGTTAGAGCACCGTCCAGCAGCTTACCCACAGCGCGCTAGAGTGGTGGGGTTGGAAGGTGAAAGCATTCATGTCGACCAGTGGGGACGCATTAAAGTCCGCTTCCTGTTTACCCGAACTGATGACCATAGCCATGACGGTGGCGCAGGTAGTAACGACAATGACACCGACTCGGCTTGGGTGGATGTGCTCACTCCGTGGGCAGGTGCAGGTTATGGCGCACGCTTCTTGCCTCGCGTGGGTGAGATCGTGGTCATCGACTTTTTTGATGGCAATATTGACCGCCCGTTTGTGGTGGGACGTATTCATGAGGCTGAACGCCACCCAACGCAGTTCGACCAGAAAGGCCAATTACCTGACACTAAAAAGCTCAGTGGCATCCGTTCAGAAGAAGTCAATGGTAAAGGCTTTAACCAACTCCGTTTTGATGACACCACAGGGCAAATCAGTGCCCAGCTACAAAGCAGCCATGCGGCTAGCCAATTAAACCTCGGTAACTTAAGCCATCCAAAAGACAAAGCGGAAAGTGATGGCCGAGGTGAGGGTTTTGAACTTAGAACAGACCAATGGGGTGCAGTAAGAGCTGGCAGTGGCTTACTCCTTAGTACTCATAAACAAGACCAAGCCCAAGGTGTACACCTAGAGGCAGCTGAGGCCAAACAACAAATTGAAGGAGGCCTTAGCAATGCCAAAGCACTCAGTGAAGTTGCTAAAAATCAGCAAACTGACCCATTAGAAAATTTAGAAAACCTAAAATCCTTTATTGAAAAACTCGAGCAGCAAGACAACGCAAAAGCCAAAACCTTTAAAGAGGCGATTATGCTGCTGGCAAGCCCAAATAGCATCGCGCTGAGCAGTAACGAAGATATTCACCTAAGCGCAGATGGGCAGCTCAACCAAACTGCTGGAGACAGCATAAATCTGTCTACCCAAAAGAATTTAATCGCGCATGCCCAAAACAAGATCAGCCTTTTTGCGGCTCAAGAAGGGGCGAGACTCTATGCAGGCAAAGGCAAAGTCGAGATACAAGCGCAAGGAGATGGAGCAGATTTAATTGCCCGTCAAGCTGTTCAGATTATTTCATCAGAAGACAAAATTGAGGCGACAGCAGCCAAAGAAATTGTGCTCACCGCAGGCGGCTCTCAAGTCAAAATTACTGGTTCGGGCATTTTTATGACGACAGGCGGCAAGTTTGAGGTAAAGGCGGGGCAGCATTTATTTATGGGAGGCGGGAGTGTGAATAGTTCATTGCCATATCTACCCGAACAAGGAAAGCAAAAATATGGTTTATGGTTCGATGTAATGGATAAACAAGGAAATAAACTAAAACCTGGCACGGGATATATTATTTTTGACGAAAATGATAAAGAAATCGAACGTGGTCAGTTAGATCGAACAGGCTTGGTTAAGTTAGAAACAGAAGAGCCGAACAAGCAATATAAAATACATGTGGAAATTTAA
- a CDS encoding TetR family transcriptional regulator — protein MSWDTEGTKQKILKAAISEFALHGPDGTTVDKIAKIAGVNKERIYNYFGAKRELFDVVLSNELIKVAQSVPLKSFAEEDIAEYAGRAYDYHYAHPELSRLLLWEGLIYSSEEVPNERSRRENYSYKIQAIKKEQDQGKITDEIEASYLAFLVLALANSWFMLPQVARMFTPIEDIDNPHEKRRAMIIESAKRLLMK, from the coding sequence ATGTCGTGGGATACTGAAGGAACAAAACAAAAAATCTTGAAAGCTGCAATTAGTGAGTTTGCTTTGCATGGTCCAGATGGCACCACTGTTGATAAAATTGCAAAGATTGCAGGTGTTAACAAAGAGCGTATTTATAATTATTTTGGAGCAAAAAGAGAGTTATTCGACGTTGTTTTAAGTAATGAGTTAATAAAAGTTGCGCAATCTGTACCCCTTAAATCATTTGCAGAAGAAGATATTGCTGAATACGCAGGCCGTGCCTATGACTATCATTATGCACATCCTGAGCTAAGTCGTTTATTACTTTGGGAAGGACTGATCTATTCATCAGAAGAAGTACCAAATGAACGTAGTCGTCGTGAAAACTATAGTTATAAAATCCAAGCGATTAAAAAAGAACAAGACCAAGGAAAGATAACTGATGAAATTGAAGCAAGCTATCTGGCTTTTTTAGTATTAGCACTTGCAAATAGTTGGTTTATGTTGCCTCAAGTTGCCAGAATGTTTACCCCGATCGAGGATATTGATAATCCTCATGAAAAGCGTAGAGCAATGATTATTGAATCGGCTAAGCGGTTACTAATGAAATAG